Proteins encoded in a region of the Chitinivibrio alkaliphilus ACht1 genome:
- a CDS encoding S8 family serine peptidase, giving the protein MFKFLLTLAWVSSIAYSGTLSGQNSLTPGVDAYRLLVKFSPDYVWDVDEDKIYFSRLRTISPEKNTFIDSFSYDQAVRYTPQEQEIMRRGETPPPAQNRVDLSFFRGMVYVREAEELTPEEVLDLAEEFEQLSFVEYTALEPVDPPPPPAIESPQNIPDFTWRQFYRKYNHGNDTIGINIDYAWNRGIYGQGVRVADIEWGFDYDHVDLAADNFVELISTTDNSNDDHGTAVAGVMVAHDNGFGVTGMVHEVDTFYGISEIRHGRVTGITEGLRRLRAGDVFLYEMQTGGQGGEFVPADYNQAVWDITQEASDAGVIIVAAAGNGGENLDDPFYNSYNARGDNGAIIVGAGTIQGRNRAGFSTYGSRVNLQGWGDWSVMTTGYGALHNGGPHATYTGSFSGTSSATPIVASAVVAVQSFAKNELDLLLTPQEMRELLIETGTAQGSGWGAENIVPQPNVQAAIEWLENEHGTLPRYTLHATAENGTVDMDPQKSRYDSGSVVTLTAEADEGYTFTEWTGDLSGDESPTTLVVNDNKHVEAHFSYTGEELSLETTMQDRMFATETSHTIQWSSTNIDDSIHLILIHPTGTLDTIETDLSPNQEYEWDIDKKLPTATGYRLSITSANSADTSQKFSLIQTTLAEDMVLIDQETISIESVSSEETHGEQAYATNLLDMSTATRWHTAWLDSSTGEWFDPAPSHPHTIVFDLDTLYGATGFAHTPRLDESTNSLIHEYLLEGSTDGTAWDTISVGAFDWSEKRDIVTVGFPRTPARYIRFTTRSTYEGSNNPGYASGLQMNFFADPSWEDPTPVVHENRPKEGILFSQGTVHLTLDEPVKIHITSVTGRRIAEIASPGTATLNLREKNIPAGVYLFRIMTDAGIIQTQQIRLP; this is encoded by the coding sequence ATGTTCAAATTTCTACTCACCCTTGCATGGGTGTCGTCAATTGCATATAGCGGTACGCTTTCTGGCCAAAACAGCCTTACTCCCGGTGTTGATGCATACCGGCTCCTGGTGAAATTTTCCCCCGACTATGTATGGGATGTGGATGAAGACAAGATTTACTTTTCCCGTCTTCGAACTATCTCTCCAGAGAAAAACACCTTTATCGACTCCTTTTCCTACGATCAAGCTGTTCGGTATACCCCGCAAGAACAAGAGATAATGCGAAGGGGTGAAACACCACCCCCGGCACAGAATAGGGTAGACCTCTCATTTTTTCGAGGGATGGTCTATGTTCGTGAGGCTGAAGAACTCACACCCGAAGAAGTGCTGGATTTGGCTGAAGAGTTTGAACAGCTCTCCTTTGTTGAATACACAGCCCTTGAGCCGGTAGACCCTCCACCACCTCCCGCAATAGAATCGCCTCAGAACATCCCCGATTTTACTTGGCGGCAGTTTTATCGTAAATACAATCACGGAAACGACACTATCGGTATTAATATTGATTACGCATGGAACCGCGGAATTTATGGACAAGGAGTGCGCGTTGCCGATATCGAATGGGGGTTTGACTACGACCATGTAGATCTGGCGGCAGACAATTTTGTTGAACTTATCTCAACTACGGACAACAGCAATGACGATCATGGCACCGCCGTTGCTGGTGTTATGGTGGCCCACGACAACGGTTTTGGCGTTACCGGTATGGTTCATGAGGTTGATACCTTCTACGGCATATCCGAAATTCGCCATGGCCGGGTTACAGGAATTACAGAAGGGCTCCGTCGTCTTCGCGCAGGAGATGTGTTTCTCTATGAAATGCAAACCGGTGGACAGGGGGGGGAGTTTGTCCCCGCAGATTATAACCAAGCTGTTTGGGATATTACCCAGGAAGCCTCCGATGCAGGCGTTATTATTGTTGCTGCTGCAGGAAATGGTGGGGAAAATCTGGATGACCCCTTTTACAATTCATACAATGCCCGTGGAGACAACGGAGCAATTATTGTTGGGGCCGGAACCATTCAAGGCAGAAATCGTGCTGGATTTTCCACCTATGGCAGCCGTGTTAATTTACAGGGTTGGGGTGACTGGAGTGTTATGACAACAGGATACGGTGCATTGCACAACGGGGGCCCCCATGCAACTTATACGGGAAGCTTTTCCGGCACCAGCTCGGCAACTCCCATTGTAGCCTCGGCAGTGGTGGCAGTGCAATCCTTTGCAAAAAACGAACTGGACCTTCTTCTTACGCCGCAGGAAATGCGGGAACTGCTCATAGAAACAGGAACAGCCCAAGGAAGCGGATGGGGCGCGGAAAACATAGTACCACAGCCTAATGTGCAAGCTGCCATTGAATGGCTCGAAAACGAGCACGGCACACTCCCCAGATACACCCTTCATGCCACAGCAGAAAACGGTACTGTAGATATGGATCCTCAAAAATCCCGCTATGATTCCGGCTCTGTGGTCACTCTCACAGCCGAAGCAGATGAGGGCTACACCTTTACAGAGTGGACAGGCGATCTCTCCGGCGATGAAAGTCCGACAACCCTGGTAGTGAACGACAACAAACATGTAGAAGCCCATTTTTCCTATACAGGAGAAGAGCTCTCCCTTGAAACCACCATGCAAGATCGCATGTTCGCCACCGAGACCTCGCACACAATTCAATGGAGCAGCACCAACATTGATGATTCAATCCACCTCATACTCATCCATCCCACTGGAACATTAGACACGATTGAAACAGACCTTTCTCCAAACCAAGAGTACGAATGGGATATTGATAAAAAACTTCCCACTGCTACGGGGTACCGCTTGAGTATTACCTCCGCAAACAGTGCTGATACGTCCCAGAAATTCTCTCTTATTCAGACAACTTTAGCAGAAGATATGGTCCTTATAGATCAGGAAACAATTTCCATAGAGTCTGTCTCCAGTGAAGAAACCCATGGAGAACAAGCCTACGCAACAAATCTTCTTGATATGTCTACGGCGACACGGTGGCACACCGCCTGGCTTGATAGCTCAACCGGCGAGTGGTTTGATCCTGCTCCAAGCCACCCGCATACCATCGTCTTTGATCTTGATACCCTGTACGGTGCAACGGGGTTTGCCCATACCCCCCGTCTTGATGAGAGTACAAATAGCCTAATACACGAATATCTTCTTGAAGGAAGTACAGATGGCACCGCTTGGGACACCATATCTGTGGGGGCCTTTGATTGGAGTGAAAAAAGAGATATTGTCACAGTTGGCTTTCCCCGTACTCCAGCGCGATATATCAGGTTTACAACCCGCTCTACCTATGAAGGTTCCAACAACCCGGGGTATGCCTCAGGACTTCAGATGAACTTCTTCGCAGACCCTTCATGGGAAGATCCTACTCCCGTTGTACACGAAAATCGGCCCAAAGAGGGCATACTTTTTTCACAGGGAACTGTTCATCTCACCCTCGATGAGCCAGTGAAGATTCATATTACCAGTGTCACAGGAAGGCGTATAGCAGAGATTGCCTCCCCAGGCACTGCCACACTCAATCTACGTGAGAAAAACATTCCTGCGGGAGTCTACCTATTTCGCATTATGACCGATGCTGGAATTATACAGACGCAACAAATACGTCTTCCGTAA
- a CDS encoding 6-phosphogluconolactonase, which produces MNTSRNIEEANIVPFQGIPTLAKKLIPDLLQQRVALSGGSTYAALCTSWRRLAPALDGLFFLPVDERITPFASPESNWGEACRTLFFPCNRPDVAQNHPQSVADYERLCNTCMDTEGIPRLDTVFLGVGDDGHCASIFPGTPAAQNFTSPFLATESPRGIRTRITLGFKTILAARTIHMVITGTQKKCCVEWLLQKQPQKPFVQVLLNRTDTHVHLDEALYEYYKNLRGRSR; this is translated from the coding sequence ATGAATACGTCAAGAAATATAGAAGAAGCAAATATCGTTCCATTTCAAGGCATACCAACCTTAGCAAAAAAACTTATCCCTGACCTTCTCCAACAACGGGTTGCCCTTTCCGGAGGATCGACCTACGCAGCCCTTTGTACGTCATGGCGCCGTCTGGCCCCTGCCTTAGACGGATTGTTCTTCCTCCCCGTCGATGAGAGGATTACCCCCTTCGCCTCCCCTGAATCAAACTGGGGAGAAGCCTGCCGTACTCTTTTTTTTCCCTGTAACCGCCCCGATGTTGCACAGAATCACCCCCAAAGTGTTGCAGACTATGAGCGTCTCTGCAACACCTGCATGGATACGGAGGGAATTCCCCGTCTTGACACGGTCTTTCTCGGGGTTGGAGATGACGGGCATTGTGCAAGCATCTTTCCTGGCACCCCCGCCGCACAAAATTTCACCTCTCCCTTTCTCGCAACAGAAAGTCCCCGAGGCATCCGCACGCGTATCACCTTGGGGTTTAAAACAATTCTTGCCGCGCGCACAATTCATATGGTAATTACGGGTACACAAAAAAAATGCTGTGTTGAGTGGCTCCTACAGAAACAGCCCCAAAAACCCTTTGTGCAAGTGTTACTAAATCGGACAGATACTCACGTACATCTCGACGAAGCGCTCTATGAGTACTATAAAAACCTTCGCGGAAGGTCGCGCTGA
- the gnd gene encoding decarboxylating NADP(+)-dependent phosphogluconate dehydrogenase → MEKNELYDIAVIGLAVMGQNLILNMADHGYRVVAFNRSREKVESFIDGPAKGYDAIYGARSLEDVFARLARPARILLMVRAGDAVDALIEQLQPWLQNGDVVIDGGNANYEDTVRRERTLSEAGIHFMGVGISGGEEGARRGPSIMPGGDLAGWPHVEDLFKTISATAHDGAPCCEWVGASGAGHFVKMVHNGIEYGDMQLITEAYLLLKYGLGKSNEEMADIFEEWNTGELDSYLIDITADILRYSTDEGPLIDTILDAAGQKGTGKWTLMNGANMGVPLTLIGEAVFARSLSARVEERHVAEEAYGVPGTANLRGQISVEDIRRALFSAKVISYAQGFMLINTANVETGWGIDQSTVALIWRGGCIIRSVFLDDISRAVGQNHQPKSLLTAPYFRDILREYHGAWRRVAAAALQSELPIPAFASALTFFDGYRRTRGGAELIQAQRDYFGAHTYERRDRPRGEFFHTDWTGHGGATASSSYSV, encoded by the coding sequence ATGGAAAAGAACGAACTGTATGATATTGCGGTGATTGGCCTTGCCGTTATGGGGCAAAATCTTATTTTAAACATGGCAGACCACGGATACCGTGTGGTTGCTTTTAATCGAAGCAGAGAAAAGGTGGAGTCGTTCATAGATGGTCCTGCAAAGGGGTACGACGCTATTTATGGCGCCCGTTCTTTGGAGGATGTCTTTGCACGCCTTGCACGTCCCGCACGAATACTACTTATGGTTCGGGCTGGTGATGCGGTTGATGCGCTTATTGAACAGCTTCAACCCTGGCTTCAGAATGGGGATGTTGTGATTGACGGGGGCAATGCTAACTATGAAGATACGGTTCGTCGTGAGCGGACGCTCTCTGAAGCGGGGATTCACTTTATGGGGGTGGGTATCTCCGGTGGTGAAGAAGGCGCGCGTCGGGGCCCATCCATAATGCCCGGGGGGGATTTAGCAGGATGGCCCCATGTAGAAGATTTGTTTAAGACTATTTCTGCAACTGCCCATGATGGGGCTCCTTGCTGTGAATGGGTTGGTGCATCTGGGGCGGGGCATTTTGTAAAAATGGTCCATAATGGTATTGAGTATGGAGATATGCAGTTGATTACCGAGGCGTATCTTTTGTTGAAATATGGTTTAGGAAAATCAAATGAAGAGATGGCAGATATATTTGAGGAGTGGAATACTGGCGAGTTAGATAGTTATCTTATTGATATTACAGCGGATATCTTGCGTTATAGCACAGATGAAGGTCCGCTTATTGATACGATTCTTGACGCGGCTGGTCAAAAGGGTACCGGTAAATGGACGCTTATGAACGGAGCAAATATGGGGGTTCCCCTCACTCTAATAGGAGAAGCTGTTTTTGCTCGTTCTCTTTCGGCGCGGGTTGAGGAGCGGCATGTGGCTGAAGAGGCATACGGTGTTCCTGGCACCGCCAATCTGCGTGGGCAAATTAGTGTGGAGGATATTCGTCGTGCTCTTTTTAGCGCAAAGGTTATCTCCTATGCCCAGGGGTTCATGCTTATCAACACGGCAAATGTGGAAACAGGATGGGGGATCGATCAAAGCACCGTGGCGCTTATTTGGCGTGGAGGGTGTATTATTCGGAGTGTTTTTCTCGATGATATCTCCCGGGCCGTAGGCCAAAATCATCAGCCGAAGAGTTTGCTTACGGCACCGTATTTCCGTGATATCCTAAGGGAATACCATGGTGCGTGGCGTCGTGTCGCTGCAGCAGCCCTTCAGTCCGAACTTCCCATCCCAGCCTTTGCTTCAGCCCTTACATTCTTTGATGGATATCGTCGCACCCGCGGTGGGGCTGAGTTAATTCAGGCACAGCGTGACTATTTTGGAGCCCACACATATGAGCGCCGAGATCGTCCGCGGGGAGAGTTTTTTCATACGGACTGGACCGGTCATGGCGGTGCTACGGCATCATCGTCCTATTCGGTGTAA